The Amycolatopsis nigrescens CSC17Ta-90 genomic interval ACAGCACCCCGAACAGCGCGGCCGCCAGGAAGGCCGCGGTGGCCAGCGCCGCGGCGCCGAAGACGAGCCGGCGCGGCATCGTCGTGTCCGGCACCTTGGGCTCGTCCGCGGTCTCTTCGGCGTGCTCTGCGCTCTCGGCAGCCTCGGTGGCGCCGGCGTCGGGTTCCACGGCGTCGGCCTCTTCGTCGACCGCCGGGGTCTCCTCCGCCTTGTCGGAACTCATAGGACTCCAGAGTAGGTAATGGTTGTCAGCTCGTTGTCAAGTGCACTGTCAAGAGCACTCAGCCGGACAGGCCGAGCAGCCCGCGCAGCCCGTTCACGGTGAGCGCCGGGCCGCCGGCCACACCCGGCACCCCCCTGGACGCCCGGTTGGCCGCCAGCTCCTCGCTGTCCCGGTTCTTGTTCCGTTCCACGTCCTCCGGAGTCGGCAGCTGCGGGACCCCGTTGTACGGCGCGTTCGCCGAGCCGCGGACGTTGATCGGGCTGCCCTTGGGCTCGGCACAGTACGCGTCCGCCTTGGCGTCCCGGTCGGCGACGTTCGCCGGGCCGTTGCCGCCGCGGTACTGGTCGTAGGGCAGGTAGCCCTTGGTGCACGGCGGCGGGTCGAACAGGTTCAGCGCCAGCCCGAGGTGCGCGGTCCCGTCGCCGGGCGCCACCGTCTGCCCGCCGACGCCGAGGATCGGGTAGGTGACCAGCGCCTGCTCCAGGCCGTCCTGCCGGGTGACCAGCAGGTTGGACGTGGTGAGCAGGTTCGCCAGCAGCGCGCCGAGGCCGGGCCCCGACTCCGCCAGCACCTCGCTGATCTGCCTGGACACCTGCGGGGTCACGTCGATGACCTTGCGAATGTCGCCGTCGGAGTTCTTCAGCGTCTCGGTCAGCTTGTTCAGGTCCTCGCTGAACGACTTGAGCGAGCCGGCCTCCGCGTTCTGCGTCTGCAGCACCTTGCCGCCCGAGTCGAGCAGCTGCACGGTCTGCGGCAGGTAATCCCTGGCGGTGCTGGTGAAGTCGCGCGCGGTGTCCATCAGCACCTGCAGGTCGTCGCCGGTGCCGGCGAAGGCGTTGTAGGACTCGTCGACCACGGTGCGCAGCGCGTCGGTGGGCACCGAGGAAGCCAGGCTGTCCAGGTCGCTGACCAGCTTGTCCGTGCTCACCGGGGTCTTGGTGCGGTCGACCGGGATCACCGCCCCGGCCTGCAGGGTCTCCCCGCCCTCGCGGACCGGGCGCAGGTCCACGTACTGCTCGCCGACCGCGGACCGGTTGGCGACCACGGCCTGCAGGTCCGCCGGCACCGGCGGGGCGTCCGGGTCGATGTCGAGCTGGGCCTCCAGCCCGGTCGAAGTGAGCTTCAGCGGACCGACCCGGCCGATGTTGTAGCCGCGGTAGGTCACCTCGGCGTTCTGGAAGATGCCACCGGACTCGGCCAGCTCGAGCCGGACCGAGTAGCCCTTGCTGCCGAACACCTCGCCGAGGCCGGCGAACCGGATCAGCGCGTACACGATCGCCACCACCGAGATGATCGCGAACGCGACCAGCTGGAACTTCGTCCTGCGCACCAGCATCAGCCCGCACCTCCTGCCAGGACGTCGAAGATGCCCGCGGCACCAGCCTGCCGCGGTGGCCTGCCGCCGCCCTGGCCGCCCTGCGCCGAGGACGTCTGCTGGGTGCCTGCCTGCGGGGACTGCGGCAACGGCAGCGGCGGCGGCTGGTTCGGCTGCACGCCCTGCACCCCGCCGGTGAGGCCCTGCGGCAGGCCGAGCCCGTCCAGCGGGTTCTGCCTGCTGCGCCCCAGGTTCGCCAGGATCTCCCCCAGG includes:
- a CDS encoding MCE family protein; this translates as MLVRRTKFQLVAFAIISVVAIVYALIRFAGLGEVFGSKGYSVRLELAESGGIFQNAEVTYRGYNIGRVGPLKLTSTGLEAQLDIDPDAPPVPADLQAVVANRSAVGEQYVDLRPVREGGETLQAGAVIPVDRTKTPVSTDKLVSDLDSLASSVPTDALRTVVDESYNAFAGTGDDLQVLMDTARDFTSTARDYLPQTVQLLDSGGKVLQTQNAEAGSLKSFSEDLNKLTETLKNSDGDIRKVIDVTPQVSRQISEVLAESGPGLGALLANLLTTSNLLVTRQDGLEQALVTYPILGVGGQTVAPGDGTAHLGLALNLFDPPPCTKGYLPYDQYRGGNGPANVADRDAKADAYCAEPKGSPINVRGSANAPYNGVPQLPTPEDVERNKNRDSEELAANRASRGVPGVAGGPALTVNGLRGLLGLSG